A genomic region of Candidatus Binatia bacterium contains the following coding sequences:
- the ffh gene encoding signal recognition particle protein has protein sequence MFDSLSEKLDSVFRRVRGTGKLTEANIEEALRDVRLALLEADVHLDVAKSFIEKVKTRAMGQEVLRSLTPEQHLIKIVGEELVAIMGGATGSLDLSGEGPVILMLVGLQGSGKTTTTAKLAKHLIASGRRPYLVPLDLSRPAAIEQLKTLAGQVGDGCAVHDTPSDTKDAVAVATAAVAAAKAGFHDTILVDTAGRLAVDEALMSELTHVRDTIRPQQTLLVADAMTGQDAVAVATGFRDGVGIDGIILSKMEGDARGGAALSLHATTSKPVLFTGIGEKLEDLEVFHPDRVANRILGMGDMMSLIEKAEAAFDSKEAAKLEKKLKKNEFTLEDFRDQLRTMKKMGSVGDLMSMIPGMKKMAKKADLAGADSELKKIEAIIDSMTHQERQNHLILNSSRRKRIAGGSGTRVSDVNRFLKQYNQTRKMMKSLTKGGGRGLLAQLGGGR, from the coding sequence ATGTTCGATTCACTTTCTGAAAAACTGGATAGCGTATTCCGCCGCGTGCGAGGCACGGGCAAGCTGACCGAGGCCAATATCGAGGAGGCCCTGCGTGATGTGCGCCTGGCGCTGCTCGAAGCCGACGTTCATCTCGACGTCGCCAAATCCTTCATCGAGAAGGTCAAGACTCGCGCGATGGGCCAGGAAGTCCTTCGCAGCCTCACCCCCGAACAGCATCTGATCAAAATTGTCGGGGAAGAGTTGGTCGCCATCATGGGCGGCGCCACCGGTAGTCTCGATCTTTCAGGCGAGGGCCCGGTCATCCTGATGCTCGTTGGCTTGCAAGGTTCAGGCAAGACCACGACGACCGCCAAGCTCGCCAAGCATCTGATCGCGTCGGGGCGGCGCCCCTATCTGGTGCCGCTCGACCTTTCTCGCCCGGCAGCCATCGAACAGCTGAAAACACTGGCCGGTCAGGTGGGCGACGGGTGCGCCGTCCACGATACGCCCAGCGATACCAAGGACGCTGTCGCTGTCGCCACCGCGGCTGTCGCAGCAGCAAAAGCCGGTTTCCACGACACGATTCTGGTCGACACCGCGGGCCGTCTTGCCGTTGATGAAGCCCTGATGTCCGAATTGACTCATGTTCGTGACACCATTCGCCCGCAGCAAACTCTGCTGGTCGCGGACGCGATGACCGGTCAGGACGCGGTCGCGGTCGCCACCGGATTCCGCGATGGCGTTGGTATCGACGGAATCATCCTCTCGAAAATGGAGGGTGATGCCCGCGGCGGCGCCGCGCTCTCCCTCCACGCAACCACGAGCAAGCCCGTATTGTTCACCGGTATCGGCGAAAAATTGGAAGATCTGGAGGTCTTCCACCCGGATCGCGTTGCCAATCGCATTCTCGGCATGGGCGATATGATGTCCCTGATCGAGAAGGCCGAGGCCGCCTTCGACAGCAAGGAAGCCGCCAAACTCGAGAAAAAACTCAAAAAGAACGAGTTCACTCTCGAAGATTTCCGTGACCAGCTCCGGACCATGAAAAAGATGGGTTCGGTTGGCGACCTGATGAGCATGATCCCGGGAATGAAAAAAATGGCGAAAAAGGCAGATCTCGCCGGTGCAGACTCCGAATTGAAAAAAATCGAGGCGATCATTGATTCAATGACGCACCAGGAACGTCAAAATCACCTCATTCTCAATTCGAGTCGCCGAAAACGCATCGCTGGCGGCAGCGGGACACGCGTTTCCGACGTGAACCGTTTCCTGAAGCAGTACAACCAAACCCGGAAAATGATGAAATCGCTCACCAAAGGTGGCGGGCGAGGCCTCCTTGCCCAACTCGGAGGCGGGCGCTAA